The following coding sequences lie in one Cyanobacterium sp. Dongsha4 genomic window:
- the rplJ gene encoding 50S ribosomal protein L10 produces MSKSLESKKQEVTEIKQLLEKSRLAVVIDYQGLTVADITNLRNRLREGGTICKVTKNTLMGKAIEGDENWQPMTEFLKGSSAFILADEENIGSAVKAYQAFAKESKKTSLRGGVMEGKALSEAEVKALADLPTKEQLIAQIAGSINSITAKIAIGVKEVPASIARGIEAYRAKQEEEAA; encoded by the coding sequence GTAACTGAAATTAAACAGTTGCTAGAAAAATCTCGCTTGGCGGTGGTAATAGACTATCAAGGGCTGACTGTTGCTGACATCACTAATTTGCGTAATCGCTTAAGAGAAGGCGGAACTATCTGTAAAGTAACTAAAAATACTTTAATGGGTAAAGCCATCGAAGGTGATGAAAATTGGCAACCGATGACCGAATTTTTAAAAGGTTCTTCTGCGTTTATTTTGGCGGACGAAGAAAACATCGGTAGTGCAGTTAAAGCCTATCAAGCCTTTGCGAAAGAGAGCAAAAAAACAAGCCTCAGAGGCGGTGTGATGGAAGGTAAAGCCCTCAGTGAAGCTGAGGTTAAGGCTTTAGCAGATTTACCCACCAAAGAACAACTTATTGCTCAAATTGCAGGTTCGATCAATTCTATTACTGCGAAAATTGCGATCGGAGTCAAGGAAGTACCTGCTTCTATTGCTCGTGGTATCGAAGCCTACAGAGCCAAGCAAGAGGAAGAAGCGGCTTAA